One genomic region from Topomyia yanbarensis strain Yona2022 unplaced genomic scaffold, ASM3024719v1 HiC_scaffold_227, whole genome shotgun sequence encodes:
- the LOC131694997 gene encoding uncharacterized protein LOC131694997: MPNVGGPKSSTRRLLASVIDTVIWVSGRGRSSENQAQPRKAVQDVLADGLMSRETIQNNTVGDSMRYRRDDPQLHHFGGGYRVLQLKKCQKRENRFGGKVAAGMGQFGYRLILNLLMWFNRNHIEINFHLTQRLSSHGFIRRYLHQFGTGNVTVVPEV; encoded by the coding sequence atgccaaacgtcggcggtccgaaaAGCAGCACGAGGCGCCTGTTAGCTAGCGTCATCGATACTGTGATATGGGTTTCAGGGCGGGGACGTAGCTCTGAAAACCAAGCGCAACCGCGAAAAGCTGTCCAGGACGTTCTGGCTGATGGTCTCATGAGTCGCGAGACCATACAGAACAATACAGTCGGagacagtatgcgttatcgccgggatgatccccaacTGCATCACTTTGGCggaggatatcgagtgctacaatTGAAGAAATGCCAGAAACGTGAGAATCGATTTGGTGGTAAGGTGGctgcaggaatgggacaattcGGCTACCGGCTCATCCTAAACCTGTTGATGTGGTTCAATAGAAATCACATAGAGAtcaacttccacctgacacagcgCTTGTCGAGCCACGGTTTCATCAGGAGATATCTTCATCAGTTCGGGACAGGCAACGTTACCGTTGTGCCGGAAGTGTGA